One genomic segment of Coffea arabica cultivar ET-39 chromosome 6e, Coffea Arabica ET-39 HiFi, whole genome shotgun sequence includes these proteins:
- the LOC140009882 gene encoding uncharacterized protein, with translation MLVNNLCESFNIHILEARDQPIISLLETIREYIMDRIQQRKAAMEKYKGPIGPLPTEIVDERVKRSTHWNPIWNAAVGYQLKGPKGDQYAIDLIKRHCTCKLWAVSGIPCCHAIAAIHRNNGNPYNEVEGCYSTDLFLKIYCNVLQPISGKILWPPFTMPILDPPLTVAQPGRPRKAQMRDITEGKNHGRKLRRRIVIHCRKCEKAGHMQLHTEKKGLLNLIK, from the coding sequence ATGCTGGTCAATAACCTTTGTGAATCTTTCAATATTCATATCCTTGAAGCTAGAGATCAACCTATAATTTCACTACTGGAGACTATCAGAGAGTATATTATGGATAGGATTCAACAAAGAAAGGCAGCCATGGAGAAATATAAAGGTCCTATTGGACCATTGCCCACCGAAATTGTTGATGAGAGGGTGAAGCGTTCAACTCACTGGAATCCTATTTGGAATGCTGCTGTTGGTTATCAATTGAAGGGCCCTAAAGGAGACCAATATGCTATAGACCTAATAAAAAGGCATTGCACATGCAAATTGTGGGCCGTAAGTGGAATTCCTTGCTGTCATGCAATAGCAGCAATTCATAGGAATAATGGAAATCCTTATAACGAAGTTGAAGGTTGCTACAGTACAGATCTATTTTTGAAGATATATTGTAATGTCCTCCAACCAATTAGTGGTAAAATTCTATGGCCCCCATTCACCATGCCTATATTGGACCCACCACTCACTGTTGCTCAACCTGGGAGGCCAAGAAAGGCTCAAATGAGAGACATCACAGAAGGAAAAAATCATGGTAGAAAACTGAGAAGGAGAATTGTTATACATTGCAGAAAGTGTGAGAAAGCAGGTCACATGCAGCTACATACTGAAAAGAAGGGTCTACTCAATCTAATCAAGTAG